Proteins encoded in a region of the Pelmatolapia mariae isolate MD_Pm_ZW linkage group LG6, Pm_UMD_F_2, whole genome shotgun sequence genome:
- the mycbpap gene encoding MYCBP-associated protein, with amino-acid sequence MAHVSKTSADDEVRARKEGNSDSDCQLLDFRGSMGVRFDEHGMILPHTILGSLEDYRSYLEAKGETELVKRIPNSLGDPLCEVKERSPSDAVETETLSSQRNIQGNALQNWDKHVRHRRQQQGFLSDLLHRPVEKLLMNQANHYRETQEQREFLNRVMPLIHSGYGYRVGSEFWSLPQRYGDEMSGITATLTQTERGRQKPITQMGQPRRICQESGIICAETLRPASRTWSQSAYLQHQRQLLKEVLEDMDINKPDISELVVIGSGKPSYSPLLENEEEEMESKQNLDPLAQHEDVHLDVPTLRFCGQVATWTGNSLSKQGEVGISATIFFEALTGEIVTSHLDLHNEGSTVIFYSWQQLPKPYNFPNLGSQTQKVHFYFNASSGVILPGETQRVEFLFKSEKPIIKTDIWQLSTHPVLLQGASMQVVLRGISLYQDRSADERIFIETKLEKVVREKICRSIVYEMLYQVHSPDRPSSPAELYMTTEQLFLSRNPKLQYRDEPVEGLKALWQKLDQGSTWDYSVDTLRQAVLSLPDEESSQDSLTREEGLAQLNSLYLQLSEPSGLKHPLTAGTLGRQLWRKLLDRMTAEAMWLRNLLGLPEKEAWTDKEDKPIITDAG; translated from the exons ATGGCACATGTAAGTAAAACATCAGCAGATGATGAAGTGAGAGCTAGGAAGGAAGGGAATTCGGATTCTGACTGCCAGCTTCTCGACTTCAGAg GATCAATGGGGGTTCGGTTTGATGAGCATGGGATGATTCTTCCACACACCATCCTGGGTAGCTTAGAGGATTACAGAAGTTATCTAGAGGCTAAAGGGGAGACAGAg TTGGTGAAGCGAATACCAAATTCCCTAGGAGATCCTCTATGTGAGGTCAAAGAAAGGAGTCCCTCAGATGCTGTAGAAACAGAAACTCTTTCAAGCCAAAGAAACATCCAGGGTAATGCCTTACAGAATTGGGACAAACATGTGAGACATCGGAGACAACAGCAGGGCTTCTTATCTG ATTTGCTCCATAGGCCAGTCGAAAAACTGCTCATGAATCAAGCCAACCATTATAGAGAAACTCAGGAGCAGAGGGAATTTCTAAACCGAGTCATGCCACTCATCCACTCAGGATAT GGTTATCGTGTGGGCAGTGAGTTTTGGAGTCTCCCACAGCGTTATGGAGATGAAATGAGCGGTATTACAGCCACTCTGACTCAGACTGAGCGGGGCAGACAAAAACCTATCACACAGATGGGACAACCACGGAGGATATGCCAGGAATCAG GAATCATTTGTGCTGAGACTCTACGGCCAGCTTCACGAACTTGGAGCCAGAGCGCGTACCTGCAGCATCAGCGCCAGCTGCTGAAGGAGGTTTTAGAGGACATGGACATAAACAAGCCA GACATCAGTGAACTGGTAGTGATTGGCTCTGGCAAACCATCCTACAGTCCTTTATTAGAGAACGAAGAAGAAGAGATGGAGAGCAAGCAGAACCT TGATCCGCTGGCACAGCATGAAGATGTTCACTTAGATGTGCCTACCTTGAGATTCTGTGGTCAGGTTGCTACCTGGACTGGAAACTCTCTCTCAAAGCAG GGAGAAGTAGGAATTAGTGCTACAATATTCTTTGAAGCCCTGACTGGAGAAATAGTCACATCCCACCTGGACCTACATAATGAGGGCAGCACCGTCATCTTCTACAGCTGGCAGCAGCTTCCCAAGCCATACAATTTTCCTAATCTGGGTTCGCAAACACAGAAAGTGCACTTCTACTTTAATGCCTCCTCTG GTGTGATTCTTCCAGGTGAGACCCAGCGAGTGGAGTTTCTATTTAAGTCAGAGAAGCCAATCATCAAAACAGATATTTGGCAGCTCAGCACACACCCTGTGCTGCTGCAAGGAGCCTCCATGCAAGTTGTCTTAAGGGGAATATCTCTGTACCAAGACAGAAGCGCAGATGAGAGGATTTTCATAGAG ACAAAACTGGAAAAGGTAGTTCGGGAAAAGATCTGCCGGTCGATTGTCTATGAGATGCTCTACCAGGTCCACAGTCCAGATAGACCAAGCTCACCTGCAGAGCTCTACATGACTACAGAGCAACTGTTTCTGAGCAGAAACCCCAAG TTGCAGTACCGGGATGAGCCAGTGGAGGGCCTGAAGGCACTGTGGCAAAAACTGGATCAAGGAAGCACCTGGGACTACTCTGTTGATACTCTCCGACAG GCTGTGTTGTCTCTACCTGATGAAGAGTCATCCCAGGACTCCCTCACAAGAGAAGAGGGCCTGGCCCAACTCAACTCTCTGTATTTGCAGCTTTCTGAACCTTCTGGACTGAAACATCCCCTAACAGCTGGCACCTTAGG GCGGCAGCTGTGGAGAAAACTGCTGGACAGAATGACTGCTGAGGCCATGTGGCTACGGAACCTGCTGGGCCTTCCAGAGAAAGAAGCATGGACTGATAAAGAGGATAAACCTATAATCACTGATGCTGGG
- the rasd2b gene encoding GTP-binding protein Rhes, which translates to MEMGSISTGTSPTPVTVSHQIKCSTRENPQFRGNMEGQCAGSSKVLLAYKNASQHLNSSGIKAGLGILKVATSQWKQEKKTLSGAAVRQMSAANNSHPCKRSPLDQLAALVLHGQTRHRQISQGHPQDPLYFTKPQNSKRIVVLGAPRVGKTSILRRYLRDGFVEEYKPTSEDFLRKLFRIRGETYQIDVLDASRERDFPAKRRLSILTGDIFLLIFSLDDRSSFEEVCALRKEILAAKSKLIRSTVPEHCAQPQVPLVVCANKVDLQESEREITKAEVLQALGDDCAYFETSAKESTNLEKVFETLAKRGGLPTETGPSQHRKVSLRSYQAMRSGRVAGRGKQVSDRDVPCGTLYPLARRPSFTTDLRQVIGPHTTKKPGKGLEKCYIQ; encoded by the exons ATGGAAATGGGTAGCATCTCTACCGGCACATCACCCACTCCCGTCACAGTTTCCCACCAGATCAAATGCTCTACAAGAGAAAATCCTCAGTTTCGTGGTAATATGGAAGGACAGTGCGCTGGTTCATCAAAAGTTTTACTGGCTTACAAAAACGCATCGCAGCACTTGAATTCGTCTGGAATCAAAGCGGGCTTGGGCATACTGAAAGTCGCTACCTCCCAAtggaagcaggaaaaaaagacgCTTTCAGGAGCAGCCGTAAGGCAAATGTCCGCTGCCAACAACAGCCACCCTTGCAAGAGATCCCCACTTGATCAGCTGGCAGCTCTGGTTCTCCATGGTCAAACCCGGCATCGCCAGATTAGTCAGGGGCACCCACAAGATCCTCTTTACTTCACCAAGCCACAGAACTCTAAGCGCATCGTAGTTCTTGGTGCTCCACGGGTCGGAAAGACCTCAATCCTAAGAAGATACCTGAGAGACGGATTTGTGGAGGAGTACAAGCCCACCTCCGAGGATTTCCTAAGGAAACTGTTTCGCATCCGTGGGGAGACCTACCAAATTGACGTCCTGGATGCATCCCGGGAACGGGACTTCCCAGCCAAGCGGCGGCTGTCTATCCTCACTG GGGACATTTTTCTTCTAATATTCAGTTTAGATGATCGGAGCTCTTTCGAAGAGGTGTGCGCACTGCGAAAGGAAATTCTGGCTGCTAAATCCAAGCTCATCAGATCCACTGTGCCAGAGCATTGCGCACAGCCACAGGTTCCTCTGGTGGTCTGCGCCAACAAGGTGGATCTCCAGGAATCCGAGAGAGAGATAACTAAGGCAGAGGTTCTCCAAGCCCTCGGGGATGACTGCGCCTATTTTGAAACGTCTGCAAAGGAGAGCACTAATCTCGAAAAAGTATTCGAGACTTTGGCAAAGCGAGGTGGGCTTCCGACCGAAACTGGCCCGTCGCAACACCGCAAAGTCTCTCTCCGCTCGTATCAAGCAATGCGGAGCGGCCGTGTAGCGGGGAGGGGGAAGCAGGTCTCTGATAGAGATGTTCCCTGCGGCACACTGTACCCACTGGCCCGGCGACCGAGTTTTACCACTGACCTTCGTCAAGTTATTGGACCACATACAACAAAGAAGCCCGGCAAAGGACTGGAGAAATGTTATATTCAGTGA
- the LOC134629778 gene encoding uncharacterized protein LOC134629778, with protein sequence MASVSLPRRKNLSAQQALALLQEMDEADSDGGEVSFVQQATDTSSEESEKETEQEPNMPPQKRPRDTGKPSQSHTAKDSTVWVEEDIGMPSAVANRSCFTAQAGPTESAKRKITSVLQSFLCLLDVGMLQTIRECTVHQACRTEPDWNLAVHELMAFISILFVRAIMCPVGAIVDCWSEGFLVPVIKETMPRDRFISIMQHLRFDDRDTRAERVKTDKFAAISDIWTRFNEN encoded by the exons ATGGCCTCCGTATCACTGCCACGCAGGAAGAACCTCTCCGCGCAACAGGCTTTGGCCTTGCTTCAGGAAATGGACGAAGCAGATTCTGATGGAGGAGAGGTTTCATTTGTCCAGCAGGCCACTGATACCTCCTCAGAAGAATCTGAAAAGGAGACGGAACAAGAACCCAACATGCCTCCACAGAAGAGGCCCCGTGATACTGGGAagcccagccagagccacacGGCAAAAGACAGCACTGTGTGGGTTGAGGAGGACATTGGAATGCCCAGTGCAGTAGCAAATCGTTCGTGCTTCACTGCGCAAGCTGGACCCACAGAGTCTGCTAAG CGCAAGATTACAAGTGTGCTCCAAAGCTTCCTTTGCCTGTTAGACGTGGGaatgctgcagaccatcagagaGTGCACGGTACATCAAGCCTGCAGAACAGAGCCGGACTGGAATTTGGCAGTTCATGAACTTATGGCATTCATTTCAATCCTGTTTGTAAGAGCAATCATGTGTCCTGTTGGTGCCATTGTGGATTGCTGGTCAGAAGGATTTCTGGTACCAGTAATCAAAGAGACAATGCCCCGAGATAGATTCATTTCAATTATGCAACACCTTCGATTTGATGACAGGGACACGCGGGCAGAAcgggtgaaaacagacaaatttgcGGCAATCTCCGACATCTGGACACGCTTCAACGAGAACTGA